DNA sequence from the Paenibacillus azoreducens genome:
GAAATCATAATGTTAGAAATTAATCTTTATAACGGCCGCTGTGTCCCTTAAAGTTAGAATAGTGATATGATCAAATTGTTTCTTGAAAGTCGCTTTTTTTTTTTGCAAAATTCATACTTAAGAAAATCATAGAGTATCGCACTTATTCAGACGCTTATTAAGCGCGAATATCCATGCTTCTTTGATTGCCCAAAAAATTTTCAAAAAAAGTTTGCAGGGGTCGAAAGTTATGCGGCGTCAAACCTAATGTAACAGGAGGAGGGGGAGAAGACTGGAAGAGTTGCAATGGGTCCGGGCCGTCAAGGCCGGCCATCAGGAAGCTTATAAATTTCTGGTGCAGCGATACCAAAATATGGTGTATCATGTGTGCCTCAAAATAACATCCGATGACGTATCGGCCAAAGACTTGTCGCAGGACATCTTTATGAAGGCTTATTCGGCGCTCCCCGCCTTCCGCGAAGATTCCTCCTTCTCGACTTGGCTTTACCAGATCGCCGTCCGCAAATGTCTCGACTGGAAACGCGCGCAGCAGCGCGAGCAGGCGCGGCGGAGTCCGGGAGAGGTGAGTGAAAACGATTGGGTCACAAATGAAACGCCGGAACAAATTGTGTTATCCGATGAACGGAGCCGAAGGCTCCGAAGGATCGTCGATGAACTGGGTGAACCATATCGGTCGGCCGTTCAGATGTATTATTTTGAACAATGTTCTTATCAGGAAATTGCCGAGCGGCGCGGGGTCACCCTTAAAACCGTGGAATCCCAGCTATACCGTGCAAGGGCGATGATGCGGAAGAAAGGAGAGGAATTACGATGAAATGTGAATTAATCCAATATCAACTTGGGGCTTACACCGCAGGAGAACTGCCGCCCGAATCCTCCCTTTATATCAAGCAGCATCTGCTTGTCTGTCCTGCCTGCCAAGCATGGCACAAGGAATTGCAAGAGCTGTCCGGCATCTGGCAACAGCCTGAAACCGACTCTAATTTTCCCGATATGACCGCGGATATCATGAATGAAATCCGGCAGATGCCGCCTCTATATACGCGTGAGGTTTCGCGCCTCAAACCAAGGAATTCCCGCAAGTCTATGATCGCCCATTTCGGGCTTGCAGCATGTCTGGCGTTCTGCCTGTTCCAGTTCGGCGTATTCGAACATTTGAGCTCTGGCATTTCACAGGCAACGCAAAAGTTTTCATATTCAGTGAATCATTTATTTAAGGAGGGTAATCGATGATTAAGAAAAGAAGATGGCTTACGTTTTTGCTCGCGATGATTCCCGGGCTCGGCCACCTGTACCTCGGTTTTACCAAACAAGGGCTGCAAATCATGATCGGCGCCTGCACCAGTATTATTTTAATTTCGTCCATCCCCATGATTTTCTCTTTTGCGCTGGCCATTCTCTGGTGCTACCAGTTGTTCGATGCGCTGCAAAAAGCCGCTTGGATGAAAGCCGCAACCCTTGAACATGAACGCATGATGATGAATCAGGATACGTTCGGGTATCCCTGGACGATGCAGGATTTGATGGCTGCCGGCGGATATCCGCGCGATAATCAGCTGAATCCGTTCTGGACCGGCGTAGGCTGCGTCATTGTAGGCGGCATGGTGCTGCTTATGACCGTCTTCCCGGGGTTTTGGGACTGGCTGATGCATGAAAATGCAGCAAGCATTCTGCTGGCCCTCGTATTAATCGGGTACGGCCTAACGCTTCTGTTCAAAAAAAATGATCGAAAAGGAAATGAAATTTTATGAACACTCCCGACAACCATCCCCAGCCGACCATCAAAGTCGGCAGGTGGACCTCCGCCATCGGCCTGATCGGCATCGGCGTGATTATCTTACTGCAATTTAATCATGTTTTATCGTTTAATTCCTTGAAATATGTATGGCCTGTACTGCTCATCCTGCTTGGCGTCGAAGTTGTGATCGCCAACATCATCTACTCCAATAGAAAGGTCCGGCTGGGCGGCTTCAGCGTAACCATAATGATTATCCTTCTGCTCGTCAGCGCGGCCCAGACTATGATTCCAAACTTGGGCACTTTGTTTAACCAAGGATACGTAAGCTCGGTTCACGGTGCAACAGAGATCGGCAGCAATATCAAACGCGTTGAAATTGTCGTGGATCATGGAAAAGTCGACGTGACCGGTTCGGACAATGCCAAGGTAGCGTATGACGGCAAGTTCCGCTTCCATGACGCCTACAACCAGAAAGACGCGGACCGCATGATTGAAGAAAGATGGAAGGTTAATACGGAGGGTGATACGCTTGTCCTTTCGCTGAATGATAATTCGGTTTCATTTATTAACATCGGATTCGGCATCGGGGAGGAGTATTTGAATGTTGAGGTCCCCAAAACGCTTGAAGTCGAAGTGCACACCAAAGACAACTCGATTAAAGGCAGAGAAATTGCTGCCGGGTTTACGGCCGTGACCACCAATGCTTCCATCACTTTGGAGCAAATTGAAGGCAGTGCCGCCGCAACAACAACCAATGCTTCCATCACTTTGGAGCAGATTAAAGGCAATGCTTCAGCATCAACGACCAATGGATCCGTACGCGCGTCCGATATCGGCGGATCTGCACAGCTTAAATCATCCAATGGCTCCATCACAGTGAATCAGATCGCTGGCGGATTAACAGCCAAAACGACGAACGGTTCCATCAAGGGCGTATCCGCTATTGGCGGCGATTGGAACTGCACCACTTCAAACGGCAGCTACTCACTGAACATTCCGGAGAATA
Encoded proteins:
- a CDS encoding RNA polymerase sigma factor, whose protein sequence is MQWVRAVKAGHQEAYKFLVQRYQNMVYHVCLKITSDDVSAKDLSQDIFMKAYSALPAFREDSSFSTWLYQIAVRKCLDWKRAQQREQARRSPGEVSENDWVTNETPEQIVLSDERSRRLRRIVDELGEPYRSAVQMYYFEQCSYQEIAERRGVTLKTVESQLYRARAMMRKKGEELR
- a CDS encoding zf-HC2 domain-containing protein encodes the protein MKCELIQYQLGAYTAGELPPESSLYIKQHLLVCPACQAWHKELQELSGIWQQPETDSNFPDMTADIMNEIRQMPPLYTREVSRLKPRNSRKSMIAHFGLAACLAFCLFQFGVFEHLSSGISQATQKFSYSVNHLFKEGNR
- a CDS encoding DUF4097 family beta strand repeat-containing protein codes for the protein MNTPDNHPQPTIKVGRWTSAIGLIGIGVIILLQFNHVLSFNSLKYVWPVLLILLGVEVVIANIIYSNRKVRLGGFSVTIMIILLLVSAAQTMIPNLGTLFNQGYVSSVHGATEIGSNIKRVEIVVDHGKVDVTGSDNAKVAYDGKFRFHDAYNQKDADRMIEERWKVNTEGDTLVLSLNDNSVSFINIGFGIGEEYLNVEVPKTLEVEVHTKDNSIKGREIAAGFTAVTTNASITLEQIEGSAAATTTNASITLEQIKGNASASTTNGSVRASDIGGSAQLKSSNGSITVNQIAGGLTAKTTNGSIKGVSAIGGDWNCTTSNGSYSLNIPENTSAEIKARTTNSSIKGDIPWNLEDGDERGHAKIGDGTHKIELATTNGSIKVNYGDKE